The following are encoded in a window of Deltaproteobacteria bacterium genomic DNA:
- a CDS encoding PCRF domain-containing protein — protein sequence MLLRLQEIEKRYNEISKLLSDASIISNQELFRKLSKEHSDISEIVEVYQEHKKVEIDLREYKEFLEGKDEELRQMAKEEVPFLQERCSNLEEKLKILLLPKDPNDEKNILLEIRAGAGGDEAAIFAADLFRMYSKYAEVQKWKVEILSSSPTGIGGLKEIIAIIAGKGVYSKLKYESGVHRVQRVPATEASGRIHTSTVTVAVLPEAED from the coding sequence ATGCTTTTACGACTGCAAGAAATAGAAAAAAGGTATAATGAAATCAGCAAACTCTTGAGTGATGCTAGTATCATATCTAATCAGGAGTTGTTTAGGAAACTTTCAAAAGAGCATTCTGATATATCAGAAATAGTTGAGGTATATCAGGAGCATAAGAAGGTTGAGATTGACTTAAGGGAATATAAAGAGTTTCTGGAGGGTAAGGACGAAGAATTAAGGCAGATGGCAAAGGAAGAGGTGCCGTTTTTGCAAGAAAGATGCAGTAATCTTGAAGAAAAACTCAAGATCCTTCTCCTTCCAAAAGACCCAAATGATGAAAAGAATATACTCCTTGAAATCAGGGCAGGCGCAGGCGGCGATGAGGCGGCAATATTTGCTGCCGACCTTTTCAGGATGTATTCAAAATACGCCGAAGTTCAAAAATGGAAGGTGGAAATCTTAAGCAGCAGTCCGACAGGAATTGGCGGATTAAAGGAGATTATAGCCATTATCGCCGGCAAAGGCGTATACAGCAAATTAAAATATGAGAGCGGCGTGCATCGTGTTCAGCGTGTTCCTGCAACAGAGGCATCCGGCAGGATACACACATCAACTGTCACTGTGGCGGTGCTGCCTGAGGCTGAAGAT